A window of Candidatus Zixiibacteriota bacterium genomic DNA:
GAGATATTTCAGTGACTAATCGAATCGTGCAGCTTGAGGTCGAGGACCTCGCGTTCGACGGCAAAGCGGTGGCGCATCTGGACGGGAAAGTCGTTTTTCTGAAAGGGGGCCTGCCGGGCGAAACAGTGCGGGCGGAGATATTCCGTTCCAAGCCCCGATACGAGGAAGGAGTGGTTCGGGAAATACTCACCAGGTCCGCGCATCGCGTTCCGGCACCTTGCACACATTTCGACTATTGCGGGGGGTGCACCTGGCAGGACCTGGAGTACCGGCAGCAACTGGCGTTCAAGAAAAAACAGGTGAACGATTGCCTAAGGCATCTTGGCGCGCTGGAATCCGTGTCGATCGGCGATGTGGTCGGCTCGGGGGAACTATTCAATTACCGCAACAAGATGGAGTTCTCGTTTCATGTGGCGGGTGACAATGGCTTCACGCTCGGTCTGCACCGTCGCGGCCATTTCGATGACATATTCCAGCTGGAGCAATGTCATCTCCAATCGGAGGTCTCCAACCACATCGTGAGGTTCCTGCAGGACTATGTGCGTCGCACTCGGATTCCCGTCTATGATGTCAAGTTCCATCACGGGTACCTGCGGTTTGTCGTGGTCCGGCAAACCAAACGAACCGACCAGCTCATGGTAAACCTGGTCACCAACTACGGTCAGTTTTCTGAGCCCGATGAGTTGGTGGCCCAGATGCGTTCGGCGGTGCCCGAAATCACCACCATCGTTCACAACCAGAATGGCCAGCGATCAAATATCGCTACAGGCGAGATTGAACAGATACTCTTTGGCCCGGGCTATATCGAAGAGCAGATATTCGACAGCCGCTTTCGCATCCACGCCAATTCGTTTTTTCAAACCAACAGTCTGCAGGCCGAAACGCTCTACCGTGCCGCGTTTGATCTGATCGCCCCCACGCCGGAGGATCGTGTCCTTGACCTGTACTGTGGAACCGGCGCGATTGGTATACTTATAGCCCCGATGGTGAAGCAGGTGACGGGGGTCGAACTGGTTGAGGCGGCGATCATTGCGGCGCGCGAAAACGCCGCCCTGAATGATGTCGAGAACATCGAGTTTGTCCACGGCGATGTCACCGCGTTCCTTCGGAACGCCCGGGCCGATGAGTTGGCGTACAGTCTAATCATCGTCGACCCGCCTCGGGCCGGGCTGCATCCCAAAGCACTCAAGCGGCTCAAGGAACTCCCTATCCCCAGGCTATTGTACATTTCGTGCAATCCGGCCACGTTTGCCCGCGATGCCAGGGAACTGGTGGCGGCCGGCTTTGTGCTCCCGCGTGTTATTCCAGTTGATATGTTCCCTCACACGATGCATATTGAATTGGTCGGGCTGTTTCATCGGGCGTAGGCACCCGACTTCGAATGGGGGAATAAACGAACTACAACTGATCGCGCAGATCAGGAGGATTGATGTTGGCACTACGACGATGGGGCGTTATCGTCCTGTTCGCATTCGTGATAGCAGCGCCGCTCCCGGCGGCCAATAAGAAAAAAGCCCCCTCGCTAAGCGACCTCAGCCAGGAGATA
This region includes:
- the rlmD gene encoding 23S rRNA (uracil(1939)-C(5))-methyltransferase RlmD, which translates into the protein MTNRIVQLEVEDLAFDGKAVAHLDGKVVFLKGGLPGETVRAEIFRSKPRYEEGVVREILTRSAHRVPAPCTHFDYCGGCTWQDLEYRQQLAFKKKQVNDCLRHLGALESVSIGDVVGSGELFNYRNKMEFSFHVAGDNGFTLGLHRRGHFDDIFQLEQCHLQSEVSNHIVRFLQDYVRRTRIPVYDVKFHHGYLRFVVVRQTKRTDQLMVNLVTNYGQFSEPDELVAQMRSAVPEITTIVHNQNGQRSNIATGEIEQILFGPGYIEEQIFDSRFRIHANSFFQTNSLQAETLYRAAFDLIAPTPEDRVLDLYCGTGAIGILIAPMVKQVTGVELVEAAIIAARENAALNDVENIEFVHGDVTAFLRNARADELAYSLIIVDPPRAGLHPKALKRLKELPIPRLLYISCNPATFARDARELVAAGFVLPRVIPVDMFPHTMHIELVGLFHRA